The DNA region CGTGGCAACTCCGCTCCGCCCTATCAGGTCGTGATCTACCGCTGCGAGGAGTGCGGCGCCGCGCGCCTTCCCGACGGAAAGCGGCTCGCGCCGGCGGTGGCCGCGCAGGCGGCCTGCGACTGCCGCGAGCAGCGCGACGGCGAACCCAATCGCGCGTCGATCCCACCCGCCTTGCGCCGGCAAGTGCTCGCCCGCGACGGCCATCGCTGCCAGGCGCCCGGCTGCCGCTCCACGCGTTTCTTGGAAGTGCACCACCGCGAGCCGCGCCGGCGAGGAGGTCGCAACAGCGCGGCGAACCTGATCACGCTCTGCGCGGCCTGCCACCGACTGCTGCACGAAGGCGGCGCGGGGCTTGCCGCGGCCCTGCCAGCGGCGGGCATGCAGAACACTGGCTGATCGGCGCCCTCGGCGATGCATTGATCGTCCGCCCAGGTCGGCGGGGAGCCGCCCTGGAGCGGAAGCTGCGCACGCCCCTTCCCGCGATGGCGCATGCGGCCCCATCGCTCCCCATCCTGCCGCCGCGCCTGCCGCGCCTGCGCCAATGCCCCTGCAACAGCCGTGTAGCACGGCACTTGTGGCGCCTAATCGCACGCATCGGCGCTAAAGGCGGCGCCGCCTGCCTGCCGATATAGTGGAGGAACGCGAATCCCGGTTGAGGAGATCGGCCTCCATGCCCGCACACAGTCAAGTGCCCGTGCGTCCGCGCGCCGAGTCCGCGGCGCCCCTGCCCGTCTTTCGCTGGCGCGACAGCCTGCTCGTGCGCATCCCGCTCGTCTTCGCGATCCTGCTCACCGGACTCGCCCTGGCCAGCGCCCTCGTCATCGGCACGATCGGCAAACGCTTGCTCGAGGAGCAGGCGCGCGTGCAGTCGAAGCTGGCAGGCAGCGCGCTCGTCGCCGACTACCAGACGCGCCTGGTCGCCGCGCGGCAGCGCGCGGTCTCGCTCGCCGAGCTCGGCGAGCAGCTCCCGCAAGACGCCGAGCTGCACCTGCGGCTCCTGCCCCGTCTCCTCGATCCTGACGACAGTGAGGAGACGATCGCCGGCGGCGGTTTCTGGCCGGCGCCGCGGGCCTTCGACCCCGCGCGCGAGCGGCGCAGCTTCTGCTGGCGACGCACTGCGGACGGCAAGCTGCAGACCGTGGAGGACTACAACAATCCCGCGGGCACGGGTTACCTGCGCGCGCCTTGGTACGAGCCGGCCGCCCTGCGTCATATCGCCGGGCCTACCTGGTCCTATGCCGCGGGCGCGCTGCCGGGCGCGCAGCCCACGCTCTCCTGCGCCGTGCCCATGCAGCGCGCCGGCAACTTCTATGGCGTGGCCACGGTGGAGATCTGGCTGAACGGCATGGACTGGCTGCTCGACGACGCGGCCGCCACGCTCGAAGGTTACGCGCTCGTCCTCGATCGCGAAGGCAACATCATCACCTGGCCGCGCGGCAGCGCAGCCAGTGCCGCCAGCGCCAAGCTGCAAGCAGGCGCCGGCGCGCACCCCAGTCTCGAATCCCTCGCGCTGCGCAATGCCGGCTTCGGCGCCTACGCCGACGCCTTCGCCGCCGAGGCCGCCGGGCTCGCGCCGCGCGCGGGCCTGCGCGATCCGCGCAGCTTCCACCTCTCAGTGGCCAAGGACCCCCTGCTCGACACGCCGGCCGTGGCGGCCATCCTCCAGGTGCCCGAGACGGGCTGGTGGATCGTCGCCGTGACGCCGCGCAGCGCGGCGATCGCCTCGACGGAGTTCTTCGGCCGCGCGCTCATGCTGTCCACGCTGGGGCTGATCCTGCTCTGCCTGCTCGTGGCCTACCTGCTGCTGCGCTGGATCCTGATCGCGCCGCTCAAGGGCCTCACCCGCCAGCTCCAGGCCTCTTTCGCGAGCCAGGAGATGGCAGTCCTCGAGCTGCCCAGCCCCGACGGCGGCGAGCTGGGCACGCTCGTCTACTGGTTCAATCAGCGCAGCCGCCAGCTCGAGAAGCTGCTGAAGCGCCGCGAGGAGGACCAGGTCGCCCTGCTCGCGGCCAAGCGCAACGCCGAAAGCGCCACCCAGGCCAAGAGCGAGTTCCTTGCGGCGATGAGCCACGAGGTGCGCACGCCGCTGAACAGCATCATCGGCCTCACCGGCCTGCTCGCCGAATCGCAGCTCGACCGCGAGCAGCGCGACTACATCGACACCGTGCGGGCCTCGGCGACGACCATGCTCACCCTGATCAACGACATCCTCGACTTCTCCAAGATCGAGGCCGGCCGCCTCGAACTGGAGGCGATTCCCTTCCAGCCGGCCGCGCTCTGCAGCGAGGTGATGGAGCTGCTCGGCTTCCGCGCCCGCGAGAAGAGCCTGGCCCTGCATCTGCGCAAGGGCACGGGCAGCGACGCCTGCTTCCTCGGCGATCCCGGACGCCTCCGCCAGATCCTGCTCAACCTCGTGGGCAATGCGATCAAGTTCACCGAGCAGGGCGAGGTGGAGCTGCGCTGCCAGGCGACGCCCCTGGCCGGCGGCCAGGGCGAGCTGCGTTTCCTCGTGCGCGACACGGGGCCGGGCATTCCCGCCAGGGCGCAG from bacterium includes:
- a CDS encoding response regulator; protein product: MPAHSQVPVRPRAESAAPLPVFRWRDSLLVRIPLVFAILLTGLALASALVIGTIGKRLLEEQARVQSKLAGSALVADYQTRLVAARQRAVSLAELGEQLPQDAELHLRLLPRLLDPDDSEETIAGGGFWPAPRAFDPARERRSFCWRRTADGKLQTVEDYNNPAGTGYLRAPWYEPAALRHIAGPTWSYAAGALPGAQPTLSCAVPMQRAGNFYGVATVEIWLNGMDWLLDDAAATLEGYALVLDREGNIITWPRGSAASAASAKLQAGAGAHPSLESLALRNAGFGAYADAFAAEAAGLAPRAGLRDPRSFHLSVAKDPLLDTPAVAAILQVPETGWWIVAVTPRSAAIASTEFFGRALMLSTLGLILLCLLVAYLLLRWILIAPLKGLTRQLQASFASQEMAVLELPSPDGGELGTLVYWFNQRSRQLEKLLKRREEDQVALLAAKRNAESATQAKSEFLAAMSHEVRTPLNSIIGLTGLLAESQLDREQRDYIDTVRASATTMLTLINDILDFSKIEAGRLELEAIPFQPAALCSEVMELLGFRAREKSLALHLRKGTGSDACFLGDPGRLRQILLNLVGNAIKFTEQGEVELRCQATPLAGGQGELRFLVRDTGPGIPARAQAGLFQAFAQGERSTARRFGGTGLGLAISRQLVELMGGEIGLESVEGEGATFWVQLRLPRSANQPHPAAPQESEPVGDLKLDARVLLVEDNPLNQKVAVLQLERLHCTVDLAANGLEAIEAYKRLDYDAILMDCQMPGMDGFEATRMIRTLEVPGRRTPIIALTANAMRGDRDRCLASGMDDYLAKPVDRGALARTLKRWVQERREQELLRRR
- a CDS encoding HNH endonuclease — its product is MLEKIRKAGAATGRHQTREELLLAGLDALLASLEASERGAREDSGGQLPRGNSAPPYQVVIYRCEECGAARLPDGKRLAPAVAAQAACDCREQRDGEPNRASIPPALRRQVLARDGHRCQAPGCRSTRFLEVHHREPRRRGGRNSAANLITLCAACHRLLHEGGAGLAAALPAAGMQNTG